In Microplitis mediator isolate UGA2020A chromosome 2, iyMicMedi2.1, whole genome shotgun sequence, a single window of DNA contains:
- the LOC130664156 gene encoding putative uncharacterized protein DDB_G0282129 isoform X5, whose product MTPGVNDGPRNTGTLPKSNRRNDRNREIINSNQPSVRTIYQTQHSNNLLDFQPVANDRDTGRSTKNSNTRSTSSVASLSYQDFADIVSLGGTRQYNYTGKDCIQWQEMAQSVDSRAQSPPHLQPAKPMNVDKMPDRNQVESRLNQIRDYIRMTSTMMESLSLSSDPRAHTQHDKLAIMVEDLRDSERKLTKLLEEYRPIEENGEGANGEESLESQLRKKMEASQRKLAELQEHQANLVGMQQQVRERLQEARQTQQALLLQENNQATTGSSTPAYDAVNSQRQLANDAEVLESETVALRSKLAALQNKKKQMDLLVAELQNVEMSDRASSSSGDSRKPKQDKAVELETLKQQLAHLKNLMAEATRARDGYNAINEPEVDSNLNTGCCNENGETVEDEVDAALSSCNSVDRNSEADDTYAKYSNSKERLTVEQIQAVTREMKEQQVLLQAARAELQLLKNSTLTPTQNGPLLSHGSTPPMSVAGVYPADKKSSNNNNNTNNNNNNNSNNNHNNMNGEISQSKKRQLEELVRKEQTLTSNVNRGATPADWSSRRGSHSQYSHTSTPANIWPNSNAIGQVNQQNGGDIPAPDNLLDIGPQVTAVDSFGNNWWNVPAPPINPQQHVGTGSVEYYRQLLMSSQAQQLQMMSTTMQQCCQLLWAQQRELQLMTSSITQIQQHLQLNQNQSQPPRVSNETRESYSNLSRSTHHLGNVLDAALPPSSSLPNLVSLPTPSSAPSQNSIVTSANSHHHQHQHHNHQQLNNQVPPGNRANNYWDNFRSYSRQNLLSGNSKSVTDSLAGTSGNSSTSTNTVAAAAAAAAHASHVRDKRNREHGVDNISLHSLSSTEAQYSLNLQLSSNLQTQDRETPVRNYNSYNDVTTQPVDNFWEDTNSSFRSMPDSNDDNYSLRHMSGEIRDVLSSLVASNRTRPDYLVIILREIKAISDDDRLRPKLLRSLRALQDTQSTNNPLNETTDQTASESCQSSDEDSDVGAGASAGAQARPLLNSNNDHQSSLLNEFLMPTHTAGQVPHAQNMPGLLVDHFEFQQAAAQINEINTFPPSILTPGYNEDLAEADQSRPEASNNQQNSPEDGSVEIPETGDMHLANLDIATLEADREIANLI is encoded by the exons ATGACTCCTGGTGTTAATGATGGTCCAAGAAATACAGGAACGTTACCAAAAAGTAACAGAAGAAATGATAGAAAtagagaaattataaattcaaatcaacCATCTGTTCGTACTATTTATCAAACTCagcattcaaataatttg TTGGATTTTCAACCAGTTGCCAACGACAGGGATACTGGTAGAAGtacaaaaaatagtaatacaCGATCTACATCATCAGTAGCTTCACTGTCCTACCAAGATTTTGCAGATATTG tttcacTCGGTGGAACTAGACAATATAACTATACCGGTAAAGATTGCATTCAGTGGCAAGAAATGGCTCAATCAGTAGATTCACGTGCTCAATCACCTCCTCATCTACAACCAGCAAAACCTATGAATGTTGATAaaatg cCGGATCGTAATCAAGTGGAGAGCCGTTTGAATCAAATCCGCGATTACATCAGAATGACCTCTACGATGATGGAATCACTGAGTCTGTCGTCTGATCCA cGAGCACACACTCAGCACGATAAATTAGCTATTATGGTTGAAGATTTACGGGATAGTGAGAGAAAACTTACTAAGCTTTTGGAAGAATATCGTCCTATTGAAGAG AATGGCGAGGGTGCTAATGGAGAAGAATCACTAGAGTCACAGTTGCGAAAAAAGATGGAGGCGTCCCAACGAAAATTGGCTGAACTACAAGAACATCAAGCAAATCTAGTAGGTATGCAGCAACAAGTAAGAGAACGGCTGCAGGAAGCCCGTCAAACTCAGCAGGCGTTACTGCTGCAAGAGAATAATCAAGCGACGACTGGGTCTTCAACTCCAGCGTATGACGCCGTAAATTCTCAACGTCAGCTGGCAAATGACGCCGAAGTACTGGAGTCAGAGACTGTAGCGCTGAGAAGTAAATTAGCGGCActgcagaataaaaaaaagcaaatggATTTACTTGTTGCTGAATTGCAAAATGTTGAAATGTCTGATCGTGCAAGTAGT agcTCTGGAGATTCAAGAAAACCTAAGCAAGACAAAGCTGTTGAATTAGAAACTCTTAAGCAGCAATTagctcatttaaaaaatcttatggCAGAAGCAACACGTGCTAGAGACGGTTATAATGCGATTAATGAACCTGAagttgattcaaatttaaacacCGGGTGTTGTAATGAAAACGGCGAGACTGTTGAGGATGAAGTTGATGCAGCATTGTCTTCTTGTAATTCAGTTGATCGTAATAGTGAAGCGGATGATACTTATGCTAAATATAGTAATTCAAAAGAACGCTTAACTGTCGAACAAATTcag gcTGTAACACGTGAAATGAAAGAGCAACAAGTACTTTTACAAGCAGCGCGCGCTGAATTacagcttttaaaaaattcaactttgaCGCCGACCCAAAATGGGCCACTTCTCTCACACGGTTCAACTCCACCGATGTCAGTAGCTGGAGTTTATCCAGCTGATAAAAAATCCagtaacaacaataataatactaataataataataataataacagtaataacAATCATAACAATATGAATGGAGAAATTTCTCAAAGTAAGAAACGTCAGTTGGAAGAACTCGTGCGAAAAGAGCAAACTCTCACGTCAAACGTTAATCGCGGCGCTACTCCAGCTGATTGGAGCAGTAGACGCGGTTCTCATTCTCAGTACAGTCACACTAGTACTCCAGCAAATATTTGGCCTAATTCTAATGCCATTG GTCAAGTAAATCAACAAAATGGTGGCGATATACCAGCTCCAGATAATTTACTAGATATCGGGCCACAAGTAACAGCAGTAGATAGTTTTGGAAATAACTGGTGGAATGTACCAGCACCTCCAATAAATCCACAACAACACG TAGGTACCGGTTCTGTGGAGTACTATCGGCAGCTACTGATGAGCTCGCAAGCTCAGCAGTTACAAATGATGAGCACGACGATGCAACAATGCTGTCAACTTTTGTGGGCGCAGCAGCGTGAGTTACAATTAATGACAAGTTCAATAACTCAGATACAACAGCACTTGCAATTGAACCAGAACCAATCCCAGCCACCACGGGTTTCCAATGAAACACGCGAGAGCTATTCAAATCTAAGCCGCTCGACCCATCATCTGGGCAACGTTCTCGATGCAGCTCTACCGCCTAGCTCATCGCTACCAAATCTAGTCTCTCTGCCGACACCCTCATCAGCTCCATCACAAAACTCAATAGTCACATCCGCCAACtctcatcatcatcagcatcagcatcacAATCACCAGCAGCTCAACAATCAAGTGCCCCCGGGTAATCGTGCCAACAATTATTGGGATAACTTTAGAag TTACTCAAGACAAAATCTTTTGTCAGGAAACTCAAAGTCAGTAACTGATTCACTGGCTGGTACTTCAGGTAACTCGAGTACGTCAACTAACACAGttgcagcagcagcagcagcagcagcacaCGCGAGTCATGT aAGGGACAAAAGAAATCGTGAGCACGGAGTTGATAATATATCATTACATTCTTTGTCGAGTACCGAGGCTCAGTACTCATTAAATCTTCAACTCTCATCAAATCTACAAACTCAAGATCGTGAAACACCAGTAAGAAATTATAATTCTTACAATGATGTCACTACACAGCcggttgataatttttgggaAGATACAAATTCCTCTTTTCGTTCTATGCCTGACAGTAATGATGACAATTATTCATTACGTCACATGAG cggtgAAATACGCGATGTTCTTTCATCACTAGTCGCATCAAATAGAACAAGACCAGATTatcttgttattattttacgtGAAATAAAAGCAATAAGTGATGATGACAGATTGAGACCAAAACTTTTACGTTCACTAAGAGCTCTTCAGGATACTCAATCAACTAACAATCCATTG AATGAAACAACAGATCAGACAGCAAGTGAAAGTTGTCAGTCGAGTGACGAAGATTCAGATGTTGGTGCTGGTGCTAGTGCTGGTGCTCAAGCACGGCcattattaaatagtaataatgatCATCAGTCATCTTtgttgaatgaatttttaatgccGACTCATACCGCTGGACAAGTACCGCACGCGCAAAATATGCCAGGTCTTTTAGTTGATCATTTTGAATTCCAA cAGGCAGCTGcacaaataaatgaaataaatacatttccCCCATCAATTCTTACTCCTGGATACAACGAAGATTTGGCTGAAGCTGATCAATCGCGTCCCGAAGCTTCGAATAATCAACaa aattcACCAGAAGATGGAAGTGTTGAAATACCCGAAACTGGAGACATGCACTTGGCAAATCTCGATATTGCGACACTGGAAGCAGATCGCGAAATAgctaatttaatataa
- the LOC130664156 gene encoding putative uncharacterized protein DDB_G0282129 isoform X9 encodes MAQSVDSRAQSPPHLQPAKPMNVDKMPDRNQVESRLNQIRDYIRMTSTMMESLSLSSDPRAHTQHDKLAIMVEDLRDSERKLTKLLEEYRPIEELNAQPLQYSNQMKRFSELLDILTSQERILITNNNRRNGEGANGEESLESQLRKKMEASQRKLAELQEHQANLVGMQQQVRERLQEARQTQQALLLQENNQATTGSSTPAYDAVNSQRQLANDAEVLESETVALRSKLAALQNKKKQMDLLVAELQNVEMSDRASSSSGDSRKPKQDKAVELETLKQQLAHLKNLMAEATRARDGYNAINEPEVDSNLNTGCCNENGETVEDEVDAALSSCNSVDRNSEADDTYAKYSNSKERLTVEQIQAVTREMKEQQVLLQAARAELQLLKNSTLTPTQNGPLLSHGSTPPMSVAGVYPADKKSSNNNNNTNNNNNNNSNNNHNNMNGEISQSKKRQLEELVRKEQTLTSNVNRGATPADWSSRRGSHSQYSHTSTPANIWPNSNAIGQVNQQNGGDIPAPDNLLDIGPQVTAVDSFGNNWWNVPAPPINPQQHVGTGSVEYYRQLLMSSQAQQLQMMSTTMQQCCQLLWAQQRELQLMTSSITQIQQHLQLNQNQSQPPRVSNETRESYSNLSRSTHHLGNVLDAALPPSSSLPNLVSLPTPSSAPSQNSIVTSANSHHHQHQHHNHQQLNNQVPPGNRANNYWDNFRSYSRQNLLSGNSKSVTDSLAGTSGNSSTSTNTVAAAAAAAAHASHVRDKRNREHGVDNISLHSLSSTEAQYSLNLQLSSNLQTQDRETPVRNYNSYNDVTTQPVDNFWEDTNSSFRSMPDSNDDNYSLRHMSGEIRDVLSSLVASNRTRPDYLVIILREIKAISDDDRLRPKLLRSLRALQDTQSTNNPLNETTDQTASESCQSSDEDSDVGAGASAGAQARPLLNSNNDHQSSLLNEFLMPTHTAGQVPHAQNMPGLLVDHFEFQQAAAQINEINTFPPSILTPGYNEDLAEADQSRPEASNNQQNSPEDGSVEIPETGDMHLANLDIATLEADREIANLI; translated from the exons ATGGCTCAATCAGTAGATTCACGTGCTCAATCACCTCCTCATCTACAACCAGCAAAACCTATGAATGTTGATAaaatg cCGGATCGTAATCAAGTGGAGAGCCGTTTGAATCAAATCCGCGATTACATCAGAATGACCTCTACGATGATGGAATCACTGAGTCTGTCGTCTGATCCA cGAGCACACACTCAGCACGATAAATTAGCTATTATGGTTGAAGATTTACGGGATAGTGAGAGAAAACTTACTAAGCTTTTGGAAGAATATCGTCCTATTGAAGAG ctTAATGCTCAGCCACTCCAGTATTCCAATCAAATGAAAAGATTTAGCGAGCTTTTGGATATATTGACCTCTCAAGAACGTATTCTTATTACTAACAATAATCGCAGG AATGGCGAGGGTGCTAATGGAGAAGAATCACTAGAGTCACAGTTGCGAAAAAAGATGGAGGCGTCCCAACGAAAATTGGCTGAACTACAAGAACATCAAGCAAATCTAGTAGGTATGCAGCAACAAGTAAGAGAACGGCTGCAGGAAGCCCGTCAAACTCAGCAGGCGTTACTGCTGCAAGAGAATAATCAAGCGACGACTGGGTCTTCAACTCCAGCGTATGACGCCGTAAATTCTCAACGTCAGCTGGCAAATGACGCCGAAGTACTGGAGTCAGAGACTGTAGCGCTGAGAAGTAAATTAGCGGCActgcagaataaaaaaaagcaaatggATTTACTTGTTGCTGAATTGCAAAATGTTGAAATGTCTGATCGTGCAAGTAGT agcTCTGGAGATTCAAGAAAACCTAAGCAAGACAAAGCTGTTGAATTAGAAACTCTTAAGCAGCAATTagctcatttaaaaaatcttatggCAGAAGCAACACGTGCTAGAGACGGTTATAATGCGATTAATGAACCTGAagttgattcaaatttaaacacCGGGTGTTGTAATGAAAACGGCGAGACTGTTGAGGATGAAGTTGATGCAGCATTGTCTTCTTGTAATTCAGTTGATCGTAATAGTGAAGCGGATGATACTTATGCTAAATATAGTAATTCAAAAGAACGCTTAACTGTCGAACAAATTcag gcTGTAACACGTGAAATGAAAGAGCAACAAGTACTTTTACAAGCAGCGCGCGCTGAATTacagcttttaaaaaattcaactttgaCGCCGACCCAAAATGGGCCACTTCTCTCACACGGTTCAACTCCACCGATGTCAGTAGCTGGAGTTTATCCAGCTGATAAAAAATCCagtaacaacaataataatactaataataataataataataacagtaataacAATCATAACAATATGAATGGAGAAATTTCTCAAAGTAAGAAACGTCAGTTGGAAGAACTCGTGCGAAAAGAGCAAACTCTCACGTCAAACGTTAATCGCGGCGCTACTCCAGCTGATTGGAGCAGTAGACGCGGTTCTCATTCTCAGTACAGTCACACTAGTACTCCAGCAAATATTTGGCCTAATTCTAATGCCATTG GTCAAGTAAATCAACAAAATGGTGGCGATATACCAGCTCCAGATAATTTACTAGATATCGGGCCACAAGTAACAGCAGTAGATAGTTTTGGAAATAACTGGTGGAATGTACCAGCACCTCCAATAAATCCACAACAACACG TAGGTACCGGTTCTGTGGAGTACTATCGGCAGCTACTGATGAGCTCGCAAGCTCAGCAGTTACAAATGATGAGCACGACGATGCAACAATGCTGTCAACTTTTGTGGGCGCAGCAGCGTGAGTTACAATTAATGACAAGTTCAATAACTCAGATACAACAGCACTTGCAATTGAACCAGAACCAATCCCAGCCACCACGGGTTTCCAATGAAACACGCGAGAGCTATTCAAATCTAAGCCGCTCGACCCATCATCTGGGCAACGTTCTCGATGCAGCTCTACCGCCTAGCTCATCGCTACCAAATCTAGTCTCTCTGCCGACACCCTCATCAGCTCCATCACAAAACTCAATAGTCACATCCGCCAACtctcatcatcatcagcatcagcatcacAATCACCAGCAGCTCAACAATCAAGTGCCCCCGGGTAATCGTGCCAACAATTATTGGGATAACTTTAGAag TTACTCAAGACAAAATCTTTTGTCAGGAAACTCAAAGTCAGTAACTGATTCACTGGCTGGTACTTCAGGTAACTCGAGTACGTCAACTAACACAGttgcagcagcagcagcagcagcagcacaCGCGAGTCATGT aAGGGACAAAAGAAATCGTGAGCACGGAGTTGATAATATATCATTACATTCTTTGTCGAGTACCGAGGCTCAGTACTCATTAAATCTTCAACTCTCATCAAATCTACAAACTCAAGATCGTGAAACACCAGTAAGAAATTATAATTCTTACAATGATGTCACTACACAGCcggttgataatttttgggaAGATACAAATTCCTCTTTTCGTTCTATGCCTGACAGTAATGATGACAATTATTCATTACGTCACATGAG cggtgAAATACGCGATGTTCTTTCATCACTAGTCGCATCAAATAGAACAAGACCAGATTatcttgttattattttacgtGAAATAAAAGCAATAAGTGATGATGACAGATTGAGACCAAAACTTTTACGTTCACTAAGAGCTCTTCAGGATACTCAATCAACTAACAATCCATTG AATGAAACAACAGATCAGACAGCAAGTGAAAGTTGTCAGTCGAGTGACGAAGATTCAGATGTTGGTGCTGGTGCTAGTGCTGGTGCTCAAGCACGGCcattattaaatagtaataatgatCATCAGTCATCTTtgttgaatgaatttttaatgccGACTCATACCGCTGGACAAGTACCGCACGCGCAAAATATGCCAGGTCTTTTAGTTGATCATTTTGAATTCCAA cAGGCAGCTGcacaaataaatgaaataaatacatttccCCCATCAATTCTTACTCCTGGATACAACGAAGATTTGGCTGAAGCTGATCAATCGCGTCCCGAAGCTTCGAATAATCAACaa aattcACCAGAAGATGGAAGTGTTGAAATACCCGAAACTGGAGACATGCACTTGGCAAATCTCGATATTGCGACACTGGAAGCAGATCGCGAAATAgctaatttaatataa
- the LOC130664156 gene encoding putative uncharacterized protein DDB_G0282129 isoform X4 → MTPGVNDGPRNTGTLPKSNRRNDRNREIINSNQPSVRTIYQTQHSNNLLDFQPVANDRDTGRSTKNSNTRSTSSVASLSYQDFADIVSLGGTRQYNYTGKDCIQWQEMAQSVDSRAQSPPHLQPAKPMNVDKMPDRNQVESRLNQIRDYIRMTSTMMESLSLSSDPRAHTQHDKLAIMVEDLRDSERKLTKLLEEYRPIEEQNGEGANGEESLESQLRKKMEASQRKLAELQEHQANLVGMQQQVRERLQEARQTQQALLLQENNQATTGSSTPAYDAVNSQRQLANDAEVLESETVALRSKLAALQNKKKQMDLLVAELQNVEMSDRASSSSGDSRKPKQDKAVELETLKQQLAHLKNLMAEATRARDGYNAINEPEVDSNLNTGCCNENGETVEDEVDAALSSCNSVDRNSEADDTYAKYSNSKERLTVEQIQAVTREMKEQQVLLQAARAELQLLKNSTLTPTQNGPLLSHGSTPPMSVAGVYPADKKSSNNNNNTNNNNNNNSNNNHNNMNGEISQSKKRQLEELVRKEQTLTSNVNRGATPADWSSRRGSHSQYSHTSTPANIWPNSNAIGQVNQQNGGDIPAPDNLLDIGPQVTAVDSFGNNWWNVPAPPINPQQHVGTGSVEYYRQLLMSSQAQQLQMMSTTMQQCCQLLWAQQRELQLMTSSITQIQQHLQLNQNQSQPPRVSNETRESYSNLSRSTHHLGNVLDAALPPSSSLPNLVSLPTPSSAPSQNSIVTSANSHHHQHQHHNHQQLNNQVPPGNRANNYWDNFRSYSRQNLLSGNSKSVTDSLAGTSGNSSTSTNTVAAAAAAAAHASHVRDKRNREHGVDNISLHSLSSTEAQYSLNLQLSSNLQTQDRETPVRNYNSYNDVTTQPVDNFWEDTNSSFRSMPDSNDDNYSLRHMSGEIRDVLSSLVASNRTRPDYLVIILREIKAISDDDRLRPKLLRSLRALQDTQSTNNPLNETTDQTASESCQSSDEDSDVGAGASAGAQARPLLNSNNDHQSSLLNEFLMPTHTAGQVPHAQNMPGLLVDHFEFQQAAAQINEINTFPPSILTPGYNEDLAEADQSRPEASNNQQNSPEDGSVEIPETGDMHLANLDIATLEADREIANLI, encoded by the exons ATGACTCCTGGTGTTAATGATGGTCCAAGAAATACAGGAACGTTACCAAAAAGTAACAGAAGAAATGATAGAAAtagagaaattataaattcaaatcaacCATCTGTTCGTACTATTTATCAAACTCagcattcaaataatttg TTGGATTTTCAACCAGTTGCCAACGACAGGGATACTGGTAGAAGtacaaaaaatagtaatacaCGATCTACATCATCAGTAGCTTCACTGTCCTACCAAGATTTTGCAGATATTG tttcacTCGGTGGAACTAGACAATATAACTATACCGGTAAAGATTGCATTCAGTGGCAAGAAATGGCTCAATCAGTAGATTCACGTGCTCAATCACCTCCTCATCTACAACCAGCAAAACCTATGAATGTTGATAaaatg cCGGATCGTAATCAAGTGGAGAGCCGTTTGAATCAAATCCGCGATTACATCAGAATGACCTCTACGATGATGGAATCACTGAGTCTGTCGTCTGATCCA cGAGCACACACTCAGCACGATAAATTAGCTATTATGGTTGAAGATTTACGGGATAGTGAGAGAAAACTTACTAAGCTTTTGGAAGAATATCGTCCTATTGAAGAG caGAATGGCGAGGGTGCTAATGGAGAAGAATCACTAGAGTCACAGTTGCGAAAAAAGATGGAGGCGTCCCAACGAAAATTGGCTGAACTACAAGAACATCAAGCAAATCTAGTAGGTATGCAGCAACAAGTAAGAGAACGGCTGCAGGAAGCCCGTCAAACTCAGCAGGCGTTACTGCTGCAAGAGAATAATCAAGCGACGACTGGGTCTTCAACTCCAGCGTATGACGCCGTAAATTCTCAACGTCAGCTGGCAAATGACGCCGAAGTACTGGAGTCAGAGACTGTAGCGCTGAGAAGTAAATTAGCGGCActgcagaataaaaaaaagcaaatggATTTACTTGTTGCTGAATTGCAAAATGTTGAAATGTCTGATCGTGCAAGTAGT agcTCTGGAGATTCAAGAAAACCTAAGCAAGACAAAGCTGTTGAATTAGAAACTCTTAAGCAGCAATTagctcatttaaaaaatcttatggCAGAAGCAACACGTGCTAGAGACGGTTATAATGCGATTAATGAACCTGAagttgattcaaatttaaacacCGGGTGTTGTAATGAAAACGGCGAGACTGTTGAGGATGAAGTTGATGCAGCATTGTCTTCTTGTAATTCAGTTGATCGTAATAGTGAAGCGGATGATACTTATGCTAAATATAGTAATTCAAAAGAACGCTTAACTGTCGAACAAATTcag gcTGTAACACGTGAAATGAAAGAGCAACAAGTACTTTTACAAGCAGCGCGCGCTGAATTacagcttttaaaaaattcaactttgaCGCCGACCCAAAATGGGCCACTTCTCTCACACGGTTCAACTCCACCGATGTCAGTAGCTGGAGTTTATCCAGCTGATAAAAAATCCagtaacaacaataataatactaataataataataataataacagtaataacAATCATAACAATATGAATGGAGAAATTTCTCAAAGTAAGAAACGTCAGTTGGAAGAACTCGTGCGAAAAGAGCAAACTCTCACGTCAAACGTTAATCGCGGCGCTACTCCAGCTGATTGGAGCAGTAGACGCGGTTCTCATTCTCAGTACAGTCACACTAGTACTCCAGCAAATATTTGGCCTAATTCTAATGCCATTG GTCAAGTAAATCAACAAAATGGTGGCGATATACCAGCTCCAGATAATTTACTAGATATCGGGCCACAAGTAACAGCAGTAGATAGTTTTGGAAATAACTGGTGGAATGTACCAGCACCTCCAATAAATCCACAACAACACG TAGGTACCGGTTCTGTGGAGTACTATCGGCAGCTACTGATGAGCTCGCAAGCTCAGCAGTTACAAATGATGAGCACGACGATGCAACAATGCTGTCAACTTTTGTGGGCGCAGCAGCGTGAGTTACAATTAATGACAAGTTCAATAACTCAGATACAACAGCACTTGCAATTGAACCAGAACCAATCCCAGCCACCACGGGTTTCCAATGAAACACGCGAGAGCTATTCAAATCTAAGCCGCTCGACCCATCATCTGGGCAACGTTCTCGATGCAGCTCTACCGCCTAGCTCATCGCTACCAAATCTAGTCTCTCTGCCGACACCCTCATCAGCTCCATCACAAAACTCAATAGTCACATCCGCCAACtctcatcatcatcagcatcagcatcacAATCACCAGCAGCTCAACAATCAAGTGCCCCCGGGTAATCGTGCCAACAATTATTGGGATAACTTTAGAag TTACTCAAGACAAAATCTTTTGTCAGGAAACTCAAAGTCAGTAACTGATTCACTGGCTGGTACTTCAGGTAACTCGAGTACGTCAACTAACACAGttgcagcagcagcagcagcagcagcacaCGCGAGTCATGT aAGGGACAAAAGAAATCGTGAGCACGGAGTTGATAATATATCATTACATTCTTTGTCGAGTACCGAGGCTCAGTACTCATTAAATCTTCAACTCTCATCAAATCTACAAACTCAAGATCGTGAAACACCAGTAAGAAATTATAATTCTTACAATGATGTCACTACACAGCcggttgataatttttgggaAGATACAAATTCCTCTTTTCGTTCTATGCCTGACAGTAATGATGACAATTATTCATTACGTCACATGAG cggtgAAATACGCGATGTTCTTTCATCACTAGTCGCATCAAATAGAACAAGACCAGATTatcttgttattattttacgtGAAATAAAAGCAATAAGTGATGATGACAGATTGAGACCAAAACTTTTACGTTCACTAAGAGCTCTTCAGGATACTCAATCAACTAACAATCCATTG AATGAAACAACAGATCAGACAGCAAGTGAAAGTTGTCAGTCGAGTGACGAAGATTCAGATGTTGGTGCTGGTGCTAGTGCTGGTGCTCAAGCACGGCcattattaaatagtaataatgatCATCAGTCATCTTtgttgaatgaatttttaatgccGACTCATACCGCTGGACAAGTACCGCACGCGCAAAATATGCCAGGTCTTTTAGTTGATCATTTTGAATTCCAA cAGGCAGCTGcacaaataaatgaaataaatacatttccCCCATCAATTCTTACTCCTGGATACAACGAAGATTTGGCTGAAGCTGATCAATCGCGTCCCGAAGCTTCGAATAATCAACaa aattcACCAGAAGATGGAAGTGTTGAAATACCCGAAACTGGAGACATGCACTTGGCAAATCTCGATATTGCGACACTGGAAGCAGATCGCGAAATAgctaatttaatataa